In Thermanaerovibrio velox DSM 12556, the genomic stretch GGGCTGAAAAACGTCCACCAGGGCATAGCCCTCCCAGGCCAGGGCCTTTGTCATAACCTCCACCATCATGGCCTTGTGGGCGCAGAAAACCCTGGCCACGAAGGACGCCCCAAGGGATATGGCCACCGCCAGGGGATTGAAGGGCTCCGAAGAAACCCCCTCCACCTGAACCGGGGTTACCATCCCCCTCGGACTCGTAGGAGACGCCTGCCCTTTGGTAAGGCCGTACACCATGTTGTTGTGCACCAGGTGCAAAACGTTCGGGTTTCTCCTTATGGCGTGCAGGAAGTGGTTACCCCCTTCCCCATACATATCACCGTCACCGCCAACACATATCACCTTGAGGTGGGGGTTGGACGCCTGGATAGCCGTGGCAACCGGCAGGGCCCTTCCGTGAAGGCCGTTGAAGAAGTGGCTTCTGAAGTAATGGGGAAGCTTGGCAGCCTGTCCTATGCCCGATACAACCACCACGTCACTTGAGGTCAATCCAGAAAGGGCTACCGCTTCCTTAAGGCAGTCCAATATCGGGAAGTTGCCGCAGCCGGGACACCAGGAGTTATCCCCGGGAACATCGAATGTCCTTGGATCCACCGCCATAACACTTCACCTCCCAATCGCTTCGCCGATGGAAGCCTCCGCCTGCTCCACCGACATCTGGAGCCCGGAGTAGTGACTAATCCTGCGGTGGGTAACGAAACCGTGAAGCTTCAAGATACCATCCAGCTGTCCCGTAGCGTTACCCTCCAGGACTATTAACCGCTTCCCGCCAAGAAGACCTCTAAGCTCTTCCACCCGCAAGGGCCATACTTGGGGAAGGTGGACCTGCGTTATCCCACCCCCCAAACGTCTTATAGCCTCCTCCACGATCCACTTAGTGGACCCCCAGCCAATAACCGCCACGTCCGCCTCCAGGTCTCCTGAAACCACGGGAGGCATGGCACAGGACTTAAGCCCCTCCGCCTTCTTCAGCCTCTTATCCACCATTCGGACCCTGAGCTTGAAGTCCTCCTTCATGTGGCCGGTTCGGTCGTGCTCATGGCTGTCAACACATACAAGCCCATCCCCCAAACCGGGTACTCCCCTGGGAGAAACCCCGTCCTCGGTAATCTCGTATCTGGCGTACTCACCAGAGGTCACGACCACATGGTTGGACAGCACCGAGTCAACCCTGAAGGGAGTCACAGACCAGGAGCTGTCCAAGAGGTACTGGTCGGTGAGGATGAAAGCCGGCACCTGGTAGCGGTCTGCCACGTAAAAGGCTTGTTGGGTACAAAGGAAGGCCTCAACCGGATCACCAGGGGTGAATATGGCCCTTGGAAACTCCCCATGCCCGGCGTAAAGCGCCAAGTTCAAGTCTCCCTGCTCCGTCCTGGTGGCCATGCCAGTGGCAGGCCCTGGACGCTGTCCTATGTGAACCACCATCGGCACCTCGGTCACCCCCGACAGGCTCACCGCCTCACACATGAGGGCAAAGCCCCCGCCGGATGTGGTGGTCATGGCCCTTCCCCCCGCATACCATGCCCCCAACACCATGTTGGCGGCACATATCTCGTCCTCCGCCTGCTCCACGATTACCCCGAACTTCCTGCCATGGGCCGCCATGAGCTGAAGAACCCCGGTCCCCGGCGACATGGGATAGGCGGTAACGAAGTCACATCCACCCGCAAGAGCACCTAGAAAAACCCCGTCGTTCCCGGACAACAAAAGACGCTCCGCCAGCTCTTCGTGGGGGGTAAGGGAGATAACGATCCCAAGCCTATCCTTAAGGCCAAGCCCCTCCTGGTAACCCGCCAAAGCACCTTTGAGGTTGCCATCCAATATAGCCTGCCCCTTAGAGCTGAAACGGGACCTCACCTCCCTGACCAGGAGGTCCTCAGGAACCCCCACGATGGCCCCCATGAGGCCAAGGACCACGGAACTTATAAGAGATGGAGACCCGGCGGATCGGCTTAGGGCTAGGAGGGGAAGGGGGATGAAGGTACCGCCTAGGGATGCCGCCTCATCTGCCATCTCATCCGGATCTGCCAAAACCAACGTATACTCCCCTATGCGCTCCCGTATGTT encodes the following:
- a CDS encoding thiamine pyrophosphate-dependent enzyme; translation: MAVDPRTFDVPGDNSWCPGCGNFPILDCLKEAVALSGLTSSDVVVVSGIGQAAKLPHYFRSHFFNGLHGRALPVATAIQASNPHLKVICVGGDGDMYGEGGNHFLHAIRRNPNVLHLVHNNMVYGLTKGQASPTSPRGMVTPVQVEGVSSEPFNPLAVAISLGASFVARVFCAHKAMMVEVMTKALAWEGYALVDVFQPCVSFNKINTYQWFRDNTVPIGDDHDPSDRIRAMELALRGAPYPVGVFYKNAGTPFHRTLAPYASGDPRPLYQRRRDPEELNLLLDSFR
- a CDS encoding 2-oxoacid:acceptor oxidoreductase subunit alpha translates to MSVSLPRDGSQELSIVICGAAGQGLQTVEAIGAKMFKRHGLHVFATKEFMSRVRGGSNSSQFRISEFPVGALADRIDLLICMNKGIRDNIRERIGEYTLVLADPDEMADEAASLGGTFIPLPLLALSRSAGSPSLISSVVLGLMGAIVGVPEDLLVREVRSRFSSKGQAILDGNLKGALAGYQEGLGLKDRLGIVISLTPHEELAERLLLSGNDGVFLGALAGGCDFVTAYPMSPGTGVLQLMAAHGRKFGVIVEQAEDEICAANMVLGAWYAGGRAMTTTSGGGFALMCEAVSLSGVTEVPMVVHIGQRPGPATGMATRTEQGDLNLALYAGHGEFPRAIFTPGDPVEAFLCTQQAFYVADRYQVPAFILTDQYLLDSSWSVTPFRVDSVLSNHVVVTSGEYARYEITEDGVSPRGVPGLGDGLVCVDSHEHDRTGHMKEDFKLRVRMVDKRLKKAEGLKSCAMPPVVSGDLEADVAVIGWGSTKWIVEEAIRRLGGGITQVHLPQVWPLRVEELRGLLGGKRLIVLEGNATGQLDGILKLHGFVTHRRISHYSGLQMSVEQAEASIGEAIGR